The Corallococcus exiguus genome has a window encoding:
- a CDS encoding UDP-N-acetylmuramoyl-L-alanyl-D-glutamate--2,6-diaminopimelate ligase, translated as MKLTDVLAGCGAEQTSGGRSAVDVTGVTQDSRRVKPGDLFIAVPGLKEDGAQFIGEAVSRGAVAVVSEKQGQSSQVPFFKVSSARKALALIAANFHGRPADKLTLLGVTGTNGKTTTTYLLEAILATAAMYTGSPAPGVIGTLGYKFGGKTTELANTTPDPLELHRIFREMVDAGVETVVMEVSSHALAQERVHGLTFKAAGFSNLSRDHLDYHKDLEEYFQVKRKLFLENLGASGTAVVNADDAFASRLYTELRNQKRMAWKFSRTGAGEISAADAAYSLKGIEATLKTPAGDIKVKSKLLGPHNLENIMLAAGIALGAGISRSDVKSGIELVTGVAGRMDRAENHRGGPAPAVLVDYAHTDDALKRSLEAARALAKGRVIVVFGCGGDRDKGKRPLMGAVAAEGADLVMVTSDNPRTEDPETIISEVTPGLEKGGLRRISEGKAKVGEKGYLVDADRRAAIEQVINLAKDDDVVLIAGKGHETYQTVGTEKLAFDDREVAARALANRIPG; from the coding sequence ATGAAGCTGACGGATGTCCTCGCAGGGTGTGGAGCCGAGCAGACCTCGGGCGGCCGTTCCGCGGTCGACGTCACGGGAGTGACGCAGGATTCGCGGCGCGTGAAGCCGGGGGATCTCTTCATTGCCGTGCCGGGCCTGAAGGAAGACGGGGCCCAGTTCATTGGTGAAGCCGTGTCGCGCGGCGCTGTCGCCGTGGTGTCGGAGAAGCAGGGCCAGTCGTCGCAGGTGCCGTTCTTCAAGGTGAGCAGCGCGCGCAAGGCGCTGGCCCTCATCGCGGCCAACTTCCACGGCCGTCCCGCGGACAAGCTGACGCTCCTGGGCGTCACCGGCACCAACGGGAAGACGACCACCACGTACCTGCTGGAGGCCATCCTCGCCACGGCCGCCATGTACACCGGCTCTCCGGCGCCGGGCGTCATCGGCACGCTGGGCTACAAGTTCGGTGGCAAGACGACGGAGCTGGCCAACACCACGCCGGACCCGCTGGAACTGCACCGCATCTTCCGAGAGATGGTGGATGCGGGCGTGGAGACGGTGGTGATGGAGGTCTCCAGCCACGCGCTCGCGCAGGAGCGCGTGCACGGGCTCACCTTCAAGGCCGCCGGCTTCAGCAACCTGTCGCGCGACCACCTGGACTACCACAAGGACCTGGAGGAGTACTTCCAGGTGAAGCGCAAGCTCTTCCTGGAGAACCTGGGCGCCTCCGGCACCGCGGTCGTCAACGCGGACGACGCCTTCGCCAGCCGCCTCTACACGGAGCTGCGCAACCAGAAGCGCATGGCGTGGAAGTTCAGCCGCACGGGCGCGGGTGAAATCTCCGCCGCGGATGCCGCCTATTCGCTCAAGGGCATCGAGGCCACCCTGAAGACGCCCGCGGGCGACATCAAGGTGAAGAGCAAGCTCCTGGGGCCCCACAACCTGGAGAACATCATGCTCGCCGCCGGCATCGCGCTGGGCGCGGGCATCAGCCGCTCGGACGTGAAGAGCGGCATCGAGCTCGTCACGGGCGTGGCTGGCCGCATGGACCGCGCGGAGAACCACCGCGGCGGCCCGGCGCCGGCGGTGCTGGTGGACTACGCGCACACGGATGACGCGCTCAAGCGCTCCCTCGAAGCGGCGCGCGCGCTGGCCAAGGGCCGCGTCATCGTCGTCTTCGGCTGCGGCGGCGACCGCGACAAGGGCAAGCGCCCGCTGATGGGCGCGGTGGCCGCGGAGGGCGCGGACCTGGTGATGGTGACCAGCGACAACCCGCGCACGGAGGATCCGGAGACCATCATCTCCGAGGTGACGCCGGGCCTGGAGAAGGGCGGCCTGCGCCGCATCTCCGAGGGCAAGGCGAAGGTCGGGGAGAAGGGCTACCTGGTGGACGCGGACCGCCGCGCCGCCATCGAGCAGGTCATCAACCTGGCCAAGGACGACGACGTCGTCCTCATCGCCGGCAAGGGCCACGAGACCTACCAGACGGTAGGCACCGAGAAGCTCGCCTTCGACGACCGCGAAGTCGCCGCGCGCGCGCTGGCCAACCGCATCCCGGGCTGA
- a CDS encoding penicillin-binding protein, which translates to MRDLKSARIPESNTKGLRLRVQLLFGLFLALLGTAFGRAVYLQVFQQEKLRGLAQDQYVRQIDIPARRGDIFDRRGTPLAQSVEVDSIWVDPSLLPDVPQAARQLARAVHLDSGDLTARLSRAKRFAWVKRQAKPQEVEAVKALGLPGLGFTKEPKRFYPQRELGAHIVGMVGTDGHGLEGLELAFEDELSGQNSRTSGFRDAKGRKLMVQGAMDPLERQGAAVTLTLDRHLQYVAEKALAKAVDDAKAAAGMAVVLDPRTGEILALANNPRFNPNTPEDGVKNAIRNRAALDSFEPGSTMKAFVVAAALEQKAITADQLFFCENGSLRIGRHTIRDTHPHGWLNAQGILQVSSNICAAKVAEALGREKFVAGYHAFGFAERTGLALTGESRGVIPFPKSDISLATQSFGQGMTSTAVQLTAAYGALANDGVLMRPFLVSKVVDPDGVVLLENQPTELRRVVSQRVARQVVGMLESVVVKGGTAPKAAMDDYRVAGKTGTAQKADPVARGYSDKRIASFAGMVPAEAPRAVILVVVDEPKTDVYGGNVAAPAFKEIATAAMAHLAVPPSRTVAPAEVAAAAAPVVPPPAPKALAKVVPVRAGLEDAVTETPEPGTVRVPDVQGQAGREAVVKLLAAALEPQLQGSGRVVSQTPPAGALVEKGARVTLELATRQ; encoded by the coding sequence GTGAGGGACCTGAAGAGCGCGCGGATTCCGGAGTCGAACACGAAGGGGCTCAGGCTGCGGGTCCAGCTCTTGTTCGGGCTGTTCCTCGCGCTCTTGGGCACGGCGTTCGGCCGCGCGGTCTACCTCCAGGTCTTCCAGCAGGAGAAGCTGCGGGGCCTCGCGCAGGACCAGTACGTCCGGCAGATCGACATCCCGGCCCGGCGCGGAGACATCTTCGACCGGCGCGGCACGCCGCTGGCGCAGAGCGTGGAGGTGGACTCCATCTGGGTGGACCCGTCCCTGCTCCCCGACGTGCCGCAGGCGGCCCGTCAGCTCGCCCGCGCCGTGCACCTGGACAGTGGCGACCTGACCGCGCGCCTGTCGCGCGCCAAGCGCTTCGCGTGGGTGAAGCGCCAGGCGAAGCCCCAGGAGGTGGAGGCGGTGAAGGCGCTGGGCCTGCCCGGCCTGGGCTTCACCAAGGAGCCCAAGCGCTTCTATCCCCAGCGTGAGCTGGGCGCGCACATCGTGGGCATGGTGGGCACCGACGGCCACGGCCTGGAGGGCCTGGAGCTGGCCTTCGAGGACGAGCTGTCCGGGCAGAACTCGCGCACCTCCGGCTTCCGCGACGCCAAGGGCCGCAAGCTGATGGTCCAGGGCGCCATGGATCCGCTGGAGCGCCAGGGCGCCGCCGTCACCCTCACGCTGGACCGCCACCTCCAGTACGTAGCGGAGAAGGCGCTGGCCAAGGCGGTGGACGACGCCAAGGCGGCGGCGGGCATGGCGGTGGTCTTGGATCCGCGCACCGGGGAGATTCTCGCGCTGGCGAACAACCCGCGCTTCAACCCCAACACGCCGGAAGACGGCGTGAAGAACGCCATCCGCAACCGCGCCGCGCTGGACTCCTTCGAGCCCGGCTCCACGATGAAGGCCTTCGTGGTGGCCGCCGCGCTGGAGCAGAAGGCCATCACCGCGGACCAGCTGTTCTTCTGTGAGAACGGCTCCCTGCGCATCGGCCGTCACACCATCCGGGACACCCACCCGCACGGCTGGCTCAACGCGCAGGGCATCCTCCAGGTGTCCTCCAACATCTGCGCCGCGAAGGTCGCCGAGGCCCTGGGCCGCGAGAAGTTCGTCGCCGGCTACCACGCCTTCGGCTTCGCGGAGCGCACCGGTCTGGCGCTCACCGGCGAGAGCCGCGGCGTCATCCCGTTTCCGAAATCGGACATCTCCCTGGCCACCCAATCCTTCGGCCAGGGCATGACCTCCACCGCCGTCCAGCTGACGGCGGCCTACGGCGCGCTGGCCAACGACGGCGTGCTGATGCGCCCGTTCCTGGTCTCCAAGGTGGTGGACCCGGACGGCGTGGTACTGCTGGAGAACCAGCCCACGGAGCTGCGGCGGGTGGTTTCCCAGAGGGTGGCGCGCCAGGTCGTGGGCATGCTCGAGAGCGTGGTGGTCAAGGGAGGAACCGCGCCCAAGGCCGCCATGGACGACTACCGGGTGGCCGGTAAGACGGGTACCGCACAGAAGGCGGACCCCGTGGCACGGGGGTATTCCGACAAACGCATCGCGTCGTTCGCGGGCATGGTACCGGCCGAGGCCCCGCGCGCCGTGATTCTCGTGGTGGTGGACGAACCCAAGACAGACGTATACGGGGGGAACGTGGCTGCCCCTGCCTTCAAGGAAATCGCTACCGCTGCCATGGCCCACCTGGCCGTGCCCCCGTCCCGGACGGTGGCACCCGCCGAGGTGGCCGCGGCCGCCGCGCCCGTGGTGCCCCCTCCGGCACCAAAGGCGTTGGCGAAGGTCGTGCCCGTTCGGGCCGGCCTGGAGGATGCGGTGACCGAGACTCCGGAGCCCGGCACGGTGCGTGTGCCGGACGTCCAGGGTCAGGCGGGACGGGAAGCCGTGGTGAAGTTGCTCGCCGCGGCGTTGGAGCCACAGCTGCAAGGTAGTGGACGAGTCGTATCTCAGACCCCCCCCGCCGGTGCGCTGGTGGAGAAGGGGGCCCGGGTGACGCTGGAACTGGCGACGCGGCAATGA
- a CDS encoding cell division protein FtsL has protein sequence MSKALSRPSVSVAGVLMHLLPAVMLFTLFAAVGILHVTSRVLVVDMGYRLSNAEGESRSLTRENDRLKLELATLKAPGRLERVAREQLGMAMPKGGAVVSLADERVKGSGTAQARSAAPAVRVAERGTQR, from the coding sequence ATGAGCAAGGCCCTCTCGCGTCCCTCCGTGTCCGTGGCCGGCGTGCTGATGCACCTGCTGCCCGCCGTCATGCTCTTCACCCTGTTCGCGGCCGTGGGCATCCTCCACGTCACCAGCCGCGTCCTGGTGGTGGACATGGGCTACCGCCTGTCCAACGCGGAGGGCGAGAGCCGCTCGCTCACCCGGGAGAACGACCGGCTCAAGCTGGAGCTGGCCACGCTCAAGGCGCCGGGCCGGTTGGAGCGCGTGGCCCGTGAGCAGCTGGGCATGGCCATGCCCAAGGGCGGCGCGGTGGTGTCCCTGGCGGACGAGCGCGTGAAGGGCTCCGGCACCGCGCAGGCCCGTTCCGCGGCCCCGGCCGTCCGCGTGGCGGAGCGGGGGACCCAGCGGTGA
- the rsmH gene encoding 16S rRNA (cytosine(1402)-N(4))-methyltransferase RsmH, with amino-acid sequence MDFQHQTVLLHETVELLNPAEGKVILDGTLGGGGHTQALLARGATVVGVDRDPVALAAATTRMGVNARFQARQGNFADLLSVAQDLLPVDGVLVDLGVSSPQLDVAERGFSFMKEGPLDMRMGDSGITAAELIAETDERDLAKLLKDYGEEPFARPIARELKKALPQRTLEAAEVVKRAVPRKAWPDRIHVATRTFQALRMAVNGELEALDSLLAALPSLLKVGGRAAVISFHSLEDRKVKEAFRALVGGCTCPPGFPVCVCNSQGDFVLVSKKAVAASEAEVEANPRSRSAHLRAVEKIR; translated from the coding sequence GTGGACTTCCAGCACCAGACCGTCCTGCTCCACGAGACGGTGGAGCTGCTGAACCCGGCGGAGGGCAAGGTCATCCTTGACGGCACGCTTGGTGGCGGAGGCCACACGCAGGCGCTGCTCGCCCGGGGCGCCACGGTGGTGGGCGTGGACCGGGACCCCGTGGCGCTGGCCGCGGCCACCACCCGCATGGGCGTCAACGCGCGCTTCCAGGCCCGGCAGGGCAACTTCGCGGACCTTCTCAGCGTCGCGCAGGACCTGCTGCCCGTGGACGGCGTGCTGGTGGACCTGGGCGTGTCCTCGCCCCAGCTGGATGTGGCCGAGCGCGGCTTCTCCTTCATGAAGGAGGGCCCGCTGGACATGCGCATGGGCGACAGCGGCATCACCGCCGCGGAGCTCATCGCCGAAACGGACGAGCGCGACCTGGCGAAGCTGCTCAAGGACTACGGGGAAGAGCCCTTCGCGCGGCCCATCGCGCGGGAGCTGAAGAAGGCGCTGCCCCAGCGCACGCTGGAGGCCGCGGAGGTGGTGAAGCGCGCCGTGCCTCGCAAGGCGTGGCCGGACCGCATCCACGTGGCCACCCGCACCTTCCAGGCGCTGCGCATGGCGGTGAACGGGGAGCTGGAGGCGCTGGACTCGCTGCTCGCCGCGCTGCCCTCGCTGCTCAAGGTGGGCGGCCGCGCCGCGGTCATCTCCTTCCACTCCCTGGAGGACCGGAAGGTGAAGGAAGCCTTCCGTGCCCTGGTGGGCGGGTGCACCTGTCCGCCGGGCTTCCCGGTGTGCGTGTGCAACAGCCAGGGTGACTTCGTCCTCGTGTCCAAGAAGGCCGTCGCGGCTTCCGAAGCGGAAGTCGAGGCCAACCCCCGCTCTCGCAGCGCGCACCTGCGCGCGGTGGAGAAAATCCGATGA
- a CDS encoding STAS domain-containing protein has product MDQVQEVRRTRAAVAASERVETLMLEGELEEADLLKLCEDLMHRLHRGTRQVVLDFADVSHLNYRGVRPLMARTDAFRRSGGDVKLSGLSPYLAAIFRAAGAHDAFELYPHMNDARAAFQLARAPFV; this is encoded by the coding sequence ATGGACCAGGTTCAGGAGGTTCGTCGGACCAGGGCGGCGGTGGCGGCGTCCGAGCGCGTGGAGACGCTGATGCTGGAGGGCGAGCTGGAGGAGGCGGACCTGCTCAAGCTGTGCGAGGACCTGATGCACCGCCTGCACCGGGGCACCCGTCAGGTCGTCCTCGACTTCGCGGACGTGTCGCACCTGAACTACCGCGGCGTGCGCCCGCTGATGGCCCGCACGGACGCGTTCCGCCGCTCCGGTGGTGACGTGAAGCTGTCCGGGCTGTCGCCGTACCTGGCCGCCATCTTCCGCGCGGCCGGCGCCCATGACGCCTTCGAGCTGTACCCGCACATGAACGATGCCCGGGCCGCCTTCCAGCTCGCGCGCGCTCCCTTCGTCTGA
- the mraZ gene encoding division/cell wall cluster transcriptional repressor MraZ, with the protein MFRGVYEHQIDAKGRTSLPAKLRETLVGAYDERLIVTTALDPCLHAYPVREWEALETALARRNPMEPGVKTLMRLYVASAQECPLDKLGRLLIPPSLRAYAKLEKEVVWAGMVKVIELWSQEGWAKAQEDARQEATSPDVLRVLGELRQP; encoded by the coding sequence GTGTTCCGAGGCGTCTATGAGCACCAGATCGACGCGAAGGGGCGCACCAGCCTCCCGGCGAAGCTTCGGGAGACGTTGGTGGGCGCCTACGACGAGCGGCTCATCGTCACCACGGCCCTGGACCCCTGCCTCCACGCCTATCCGGTGCGGGAGTGGGAGGCGTTGGAGACCGCGCTCGCCCGGCGCAACCCCATGGAGCCGGGGGTCAAGACGTTGATGCGGCTGTACGTGGCCAGCGCGCAGGAGTGCCCGCTGGACAAGCTGGGCCGGTTGCTCATCCCGCCGTCGCTCAGGGCGTACGCGAAGTTGGAGAAGGAAGTGGTGTGGGCGGGGATGGTGAAGGTGATTGAGCTTTGGAGCCAGGAAGGCTGGGCGAAGGCGCAGGAGGACGCGCGCCAGGAAGCCACCTCCCCGGACGTGTTGCGGGTGCTGGGCGAGCTGCGCCAGCCATAG
- a CDS encoding PilZ domain-containing protein — protein sequence MNTNVRLKVAYKTPQSLVGEYTRSVGQGGVTLETRKALPLGTRFTFELHAGGMPRPVEVLGEVVKVEPRPGERFMLTVRYDGAEDRSALDAVLHFIFAQEEQNGLRRFPRLPLHLRAREADPRAPFFYVRDISRGGVGLEVDAPALPREVQVGTPFFMEMDMKEGPLLLHGEVAWTSSVPRKGVAQAVTPGFGATFGRLRPDMLQRLEALMALEHLPPAPWRARVSFGLDAVSRMP from the coding sequence GTGAACACGAACGTTCGACTGAAGGTGGCCTACAAAACGCCACAGTCGCTGGTCGGTGAGTACACCCGCAGCGTGGGTCAGGGCGGCGTCACCCTGGAGACGCGCAAGGCCCTGCCCCTGGGCACCCGCTTCACCTTTGAACTGCACGCGGGCGGCATGCCGCGTCCGGTGGAGGTGCTGGGCGAGGTCGTCAAGGTGGAGCCGCGCCCCGGCGAGCGCTTCATGCTCACCGTGCGCTACGACGGCGCGGAGGATCGCAGCGCGCTGGACGCGGTGCTCCATTTCATCTTCGCCCAGGAGGAGCAGAACGGCCTGCGCCGCTTCCCGCGCCTGCCGCTGCACCTGCGCGCGCGGGAAGCCGACCCCCGGGCGCCGTTCTTCTACGTGCGCGACATCTCCCGCGGCGGCGTGGGCCTGGAGGTGGACGCCCCCGCCCTGCCCCGCGAGGTGCAGGTGGGCACGCCCTTCTTCATGGAGATGGACATGAAGGAGGGGCCGCTGCTGCTCCACGGCGAGGTGGCGTGGACGTCGTCCGTACCGCGCAAGGGCGTGGCGCAGGCGGTGACGCCGGGCTTCGGCGCGACGTTCGGCCGGCTGCGGCCGGACATGCTCCAGCGGCTGGAGGCCCTGATGGCGCTGGAGCACCTGCCGCCCGCGCCCTGGCGGGCCCGGGTCAGCTTCGGCCTGGATGCCGTGTCGCGGATGCCCTGA
- a CDS encoding acyl-CoA dehydrogenase family protein: MVAATEPASRPQDVLAGATFLFQEVGSTRILTPEGFSEEQRLFFKTALQFCREQVLPQAARIEGKDNALLRDLLRRAGELGLLSVDIAETYGGTGLDKTTSLLLAEAMSLLGSWSVTSSAHTGIGSLPIVWFGNEAQKAKYLPKLATGEWVAAYALTEQGSGSDARGAKTKAVKSADGKHYILNGSKLYITNAAFADVFVVFAQVDGDKFTGFIVEKDTPGLTVGPEEHKMGIRGSSTCPLYFEDAQVPVENLLGELGKGHRIAFNILNYGRLKLGAGVIGSMKLQLQSALKFAQERKQFKAPIATFPLIREKLARMATLVYAVESMTYRTAGLVDGRLASKERSDADYDAHVIAAMEEFATEASIMKVFGSEALGFLVDDAVQVHGGAGYIEEYPVERAYRDARINRIFEGTNEINRMLITGMLLKRAVKGDLPLFAQARSVAEELGRGERPRAGRQDALANEEIAAECAKHLAIHGMRLAAETFGTELDKHQEVMAALADVVMDAYALDSMVTRTRQAATGGVQDPVRVALVRLYAMESTTRAFERTRRALCATLKGDALTLELKRLSALDAFTPYDPAELRETIVAGLEEADGYPYNPL, translated from the coding sequence ATGGTCGCCGCAACCGAGCCCGCTTCCCGTCCCCAGGATGTTCTCGCCGGGGCCACCTTCCTCTTCCAGGAGGTGGGCTCCACCCGCATCCTCACGCCGGAGGGGTTCTCCGAGGAGCAGCGGCTCTTCTTCAAGACGGCGCTCCAGTTCTGCCGTGAGCAGGTGCTGCCCCAGGCCGCGCGCATCGAGGGCAAGGACAACGCGCTGCTGCGCGACCTCCTGCGCCGCGCGGGCGAGCTGGGCCTCTTGAGCGTGGACATCGCGGAGACCTACGGCGGCACGGGTCTGGACAAGACGACGTCGCTGCTGCTCGCGGAGGCCATGAGCCTGTTGGGCTCGTGGTCGGTGACGTCCAGCGCGCACACCGGCATCGGGTCGCTGCCCATCGTGTGGTTCGGCAACGAGGCGCAGAAGGCGAAGTACCTGCCCAAGCTCGCCACGGGTGAGTGGGTGGCGGCGTACGCGCTGACGGAGCAGGGCAGCGGCAGCGACGCGCGCGGGGCGAAGACGAAGGCGGTGAAGTCCGCGGACGGCAAGCACTACATCCTCAACGGCTCCAAGCTCTACATCACCAACGCGGCCTTCGCGGACGTGTTCGTCGTCTTCGCGCAGGTGGACGGCGACAAGTTCACCGGCTTCATCGTGGAGAAGGACACCCCGGGCCTCACCGTGGGCCCGGAGGAGCACAAGATGGGCATCCGCGGCTCGTCCACGTGCCCGCTCTACTTCGAGGACGCGCAGGTGCCCGTGGAGAACCTGCTGGGCGAGCTGGGCAAGGGCCACCGCATCGCCTTCAACATCCTCAACTACGGCCGCCTGAAGCTGGGCGCGGGCGTCATCGGGAGCATGAAGCTGCAGCTGCAGAGCGCGCTGAAGTTCGCGCAGGAGCGCAAGCAGTTCAAGGCGCCCATCGCCACGTTCCCGCTCATCCGCGAGAAGCTCGCGCGCATGGCCACGCTCGTCTACGCGGTGGAGAGCATGACGTACCGCACGGCGGGCCTGGTGGACGGGCGGCTCGCGTCCAAGGAGCGCTCGGACGCGGACTACGACGCGCACGTCATCGCCGCGATGGAGGAGTTCGCCACCGAGGCCTCCATCATGAAGGTCTTCGGCTCGGAGGCCCTCGGCTTCCTGGTGGACGACGCGGTGCAGGTGCACGGCGGCGCCGGCTACATCGAGGAGTACCCGGTGGAGCGCGCCTACCGCGACGCGCGCATCAACCGCATCTTCGAGGGCACCAATGAAATCAACCGGATGCTGATCACCGGCATGCTGCTCAAGCGCGCCGTGAAGGGCGACCTGCCGCTGTTCGCGCAGGCGCGCTCCGTGGCGGAGGAGCTGGGCCGCGGCGAGCGTCCCCGCGCGGGCCGCCAGGACGCGCTGGCCAACGAGGAGATCGCCGCCGAGTGCGCCAAGCACCTGGCCATCCACGGCATGCGCCTGGCCGCGGAGACCTTCGGCACGGAGCTGGACAAGCACCAGGAGGTCATGGCCGCGCTGGCGGACGTGGTGATGGACGCGTACGCGCTGGACTCCATGGTGACGCGCACCCGTCAGGCGGCCACCGGTGGCGTGCAGGACCCCGTGCGCGTGGCGCTGGTGCGGCTGTACGCGATGGAGTCCACCACGCGCGCCTTCGAGCGCACCCGCCGCGCGCTCTGCGCCACGCTCAAGGGTGACGCGCTCACGCTGGAGTTGAAGCGCCTGTCCGCGCTGGACGCCTTCACGCCGTACGACCCGGCGGAGCTGCGCGAGACCATCGTCGCGGGCCTGGAGGAGGCCGACGGCTACCCGTACAACCCGCTGTAA